The Miscanthus floridulus cultivar M001 chromosome 7, ASM1932011v1, whole genome shotgun sequence genome includes a region encoding these proteins:
- the LOC136464585 gene encoding hydroxycinnamoyltransferase 4-like isoform X2: protein MESDKVQVIESSLVAPREATPTKGLWLSPIDLAATAGHIPLVFFYSPGAAFSNVARLKEAMARALVAFYPLAGRLGVEEDGRLEISCNGEGALFVVSRCYLAAQDIDFSKPSPQLRRMFVPRIEPLSLILAVQCGRVVLGVAVHDSAVDGMSTFHFVQAWSAFAKDGDGAAIELPIHDRALLRARSPPVVHPDALSVLYPRVALCEPSGRPNAVEVFPISRDQLVTLKRLCGGASTFCSVSALVWQCAAVARRLPPDAVARLTFPVNIRRRGVRPPLPARYFGKALVELCTAGAAREIASEALASVACRVSRALARLDDDGELVRSAIDYLELFQTGSRPVRGSMLETELRVISWLNLPAYDADFGCGRPRWMSRAESVRGGFVIIMNDGSQEHDAVRVVMCMEAANINEFGLLLYASIANHASKL, encoded by the exons ATGGAGTCTGACAAGGTGCAAGTGATAGAGTCATCCTTGGTGGCGCCGCGAGAGGCGACGCCGACAAAAGGGCTCTGGCTCTCTCCCATCGACCTCGCGGCCACCGCAGGCCACATCCCACTAGTCTTCTTCTACAGTCCCGGCGCTGCCTTTTCCAACGTGGCCAGGCTCAAGGAGGCGATGGCCAGAGCCTTGGTGGCCTTCTACCCTCTGGCCGGCCGCCTTGGCGTCGAGGAGGATGGCAGGCTAGAGATCAGCTGCAACGGCGAGGGCGCGCTCTTTGTTGTTTCTCGCTGTTACCTCGCAGCTCAAGACATTGACTTCTCCAAGCCGTCACCGCAGCTAAGGAGGATGTTTGTCCCTCGCATCGAGCCCTTGTCCCTCATACTCGCCGTTCAG TGTGGAAGAGTGGTGTTAGGAGTGGCCGTCCATGATTCCGCTGTGGACGGCATGAGCACGTTCCACTTCGTGCAGGCATGGTCGGCCTTCGCCAAGGACGGCGACGGTGCTGCCATAGAGCTCCCCATCCACGACCGCGCTCTTCTCCGTGCACGGTCCCCGCCTGTGGTCCACCCGGACGCGCTCTCCGTGTTGTACCCCAGGGTCGCCTTGTGTGAGCCGTCGGGACGACCAAACGCCGTCGAGGTGTTTCCCATCTCCAGGGACCAGCTGGTCACCCTAAAGCGCCTCTGCGGCGGGGCAAGCACCTTCTGCTCCGTGAGCGCCCTGGTGTGGCAGTGCGCGGCCGTCGCGCGGCGGCTTCCCCCCGACGCCGTCGCACGCCTCACCTTCCCGGTCAACATCCGACGGAGAGGGGTGAGGCCGCCGCTCCCGGCCCGCTACTTCGGCAAAGCGTTGGTCGAGCTGTGCACAGCCGGCGCGGCACGTGAGATCGCCTCGGAGGCGCTGGCATCTGTTGCCTGCCGCGTCAGCCGCGCCCTCGCGAGGCtggacgacgacggcgagctgGTGCGGTCTGCGATCGATTATCTCGAGCTGTTCCAGACGGGCAGCCGGCCGGTGAGGGGCAGCATGCTGGAGACGGAGCTTCGGGTAATCAGCTGGCTCAACCTGCCGGCGTACGACGCGGATTTCGGCTGCGGGCGTCCGCGGTGGATGTCACGGGCGGAGTCCGTCCGCGGCGGGTTCGTGATTATCATGAACGATGGGTCCCAAGAGCACGACGCCGTCCGCGTCGTCATGTGCATGGAGGCTGCAAACATCAACGAGTTCGGGCTGCTGCTTTACGCCAGCATTGCAAACCACGCATCAAAGCTCTAG
- the LOC136464585 gene encoding hydroxycinnamoyltransferase 4-like isoform X1, producing MESDKVQVIESSLVAPREATPTKGLWLSPIDLAATAGHIPLVFFYSPGAAFSNVARLKEAMARALVAFYPLAGRLGVEEDGRLEISCNGEGALFVVSRCYLAAQDIDFSKPSPQLRRMFVPRIEPLSLILAVQVTFLKCGRVVLGVAVHDSAVDGMSTFHFVQAWSAFAKDGDGAAIELPIHDRALLRARSPPVVHPDALSVLYPRVALCEPSGRPNAVEVFPISRDQLVTLKRLCGGASTFCSVSALVWQCAAVARRLPPDAVARLTFPVNIRRRGVRPPLPARYFGKALVELCTAGAAREIASEALASVACRVSRALARLDDDGELVRSAIDYLELFQTGSRPVRGSMLETELRVISWLNLPAYDADFGCGRPRWMSRAESVRGGFVIIMNDGSQEHDAVRVVMCMEAANINEFGLLLYASIANHASKL from the exons ATGGAGTCTGACAAGGTGCAAGTGATAGAGTCATCCTTGGTGGCGCCGCGAGAGGCGACGCCGACAAAAGGGCTCTGGCTCTCTCCCATCGACCTCGCGGCCACCGCAGGCCACATCCCACTAGTCTTCTTCTACAGTCCCGGCGCTGCCTTTTCCAACGTGGCCAGGCTCAAGGAGGCGATGGCCAGAGCCTTGGTGGCCTTCTACCCTCTGGCCGGCCGCCTTGGCGTCGAGGAGGATGGCAGGCTAGAGATCAGCTGCAACGGCGAGGGCGCGCTCTTTGTTGTTTCTCGCTGTTACCTCGCAGCTCAAGACATTGACTTCTCCAAGCCGTCACCGCAGCTAAGGAGGATGTTTGTCCCTCGCATCGAGCCCTTGTCCCTCATACTCGCCGTTCAG GTGACTTTCCTCAAGTGTGGAAGAGTGGTGTTAGGAGTGGCCGTCCATGATTCCGCTGTGGACGGCATGAGCACGTTCCACTTCGTGCAGGCATGGTCGGCCTTCGCCAAGGACGGCGACGGTGCTGCCATAGAGCTCCCCATCCACGACCGCGCTCTTCTCCGTGCACGGTCCCCGCCTGTGGTCCACCCGGACGCGCTCTCCGTGTTGTACCCCAGGGTCGCCTTGTGTGAGCCGTCGGGACGACCAAACGCCGTCGAGGTGTTTCCCATCTCCAGGGACCAGCTGGTCACCCTAAAGCGCCTCTGCGGCGGGGCAAGCACCTTCTGCTCCGTGAGCGCCCTGGTGTGGCAGTGCGCGGCCGTCGCGCGGCGGCTTCCCCCCGACGCCGTCGCACGCCTCACCTTCCCGGTCAACATCCGACGGAGAGGGGTGAGGCCGCCGCTCCCGGCCCGCTACTTCGGCAAAGCGTTGGTCGAGCTGTGCACAGCCGGCGCGGCACGTGAGATCGCCTCGGAGGCGCTGGCATCTGTTGCCTGCCGCGTCAGCCGCGCCCTCGCGAGGCtggacgacgacggcgagctgGTGCGGTCTGCGATCGATTATCTCGAGCTGTTCCAGACGGGCAGCCGGCCGGTGAGGGGCAGCATGCTGGAGACGGAGCTTCGGGTAATCAGCTGGCTCAACCTGCCGGCGTACGACGCGGATTTCGGCTGCGGGCGTCCGCGGTGGATGTCACGGGCGGAGTCCGTCCGCGGCGGGTTCGTGATTATCATGAACGATGGGTCCCAAGAGCACGACGCCGTCCGCGTCGTCATGTGCATGGAGGCTGCAAACATCAACGAGTTCGGGCTGCTGCTTTACGCCAGCATTGCAAACCACGCATCAAAGCTCTAG